A part of Polynucleobacter sp. MG-Unter2-18 genomic DNA contains:
- a CDS encoding heme A synthase produces the protein MSSLLLLAELAAIAIVFAGLPLAYLWTRPAYNFFQKLNWVLVFMTFDLIVFGAFTRLTDSGLGCPDWPGCYGTSNPWHAISEIQQAEANMPTGPVTVIKAWIEMIHRYLAMTVGALILIQVAVAWSKLRSLGKKPLLGSLGLLILVCIQGAFGAWTVTLKLQPIIVTIHLMLALVLLACLTTYAQQEWIDQSPVTTRLQSKPLSAKLLLLAAVILSTQIFLGAWVSTNYAVLACPDFPTCMDRLWPETAWQEGFTLWRGLGLNAQGESITPVALQTIHWAHRVFAIVAVVVLGALGLSALGLSNSKSLGMARIAKLLLGLLILQALTGISNVVFQWPLLAALMHTAGSAALVFCLVRLVQWSSWSTPIHMKMSKSL, from the coding sequence ATGAGTAGCTTGCTATTGCTTGCAGAGTTAGCTGCAATTGCAATTGTTTTTGCAGGTCTACCTCTGGCCTATCTCTGGACTAGGCCGGCTTATAACTTTTTCCAAAAGCTCAATTGGGTCTTGGTTTTCATGACTTTTGATTTGATTGTGTTTGGTGCTTTTACTCGCTTAACGGACTCTGGTCTGGGATGCCCTGATTGGCCTGGTTGTTATGGCACATCAAATCCATGGCACGCCATTAGTGAGATTCAGCAAGCTGAAGCTAATATGCCTACGGGTCCTGTGACTGTTATCAAAGCTTGGATTGAAATGATTCATCGCTATTTAGCAATGACAGTCGGAGCGTTGATTTTGATTCAGGTGGCAGTTGCTTGGAGCAAGCTCCGTAGCCTGGGCAAGAAGCCTCTATTAGGAAGTCTTGGTTTGCTGATTTTGGTATGTATTCAAGGGGCATTTGGTGCTTGGACGGTCACACTGAAATTGCAGCCTATTATTGTGACAATTCATTTGATGTTGGCTTTGGTTTTGTTGGCATGTCTAACGACTTATGCACAACAAGAGTGGATAGATCAATCCCCAGTAACTACTCGCCTACAGAGTAAGCCCCTTTCTGCAAAGTTACTTTTACTTGCAGCAGTAATTTTAAGTACGCAAATCTTTTTAGGTGCATGGGTGAGTACGAATTACGCTGTATTAGCTTGCCCTGATTTTCCGACTTGCATGGATCGTCTTTGGCCAGAAACAGCTTGGCAGGAAGGCTTCACCCTGTGGCGCGGCTTAGGCTTGAATGCTCAAGGCGAATCTATTACCCCTGTCGCTTTGCAAACAATCCATTGGGCACATCGCGTATTTGCCATAGTTGCTGTAGTGGTTCTTGGCGCCTTGGGACTAAGCGCTCTCGGTCTGAGTAATTCCAAATCATTAGGAATGGCAAGAATTGCAAAGCTATTACTAGGTTTACTCATTCTGCAGGCTCTGACTGGTATTTCTAACGTGGTCTTTCAGTGGCCCCTGCTTGCTGCCTTAATGCACACCGCAGGTTCTGCTGCGTTGGTATTCTGTTTGGTTCGTTTAGTCCAATGGTCCTCTTGGAGTACCCCCATTCACATGAAGATGTCTAAATCATTATGA